One stretch of Rhinolophus ferrumequinum isolate MPI-CBG mRhiFer1 chromosome 3, mRhiFer1_v1.p, whole genome shotgun sequence DNA includes these proteins:
- the LOC117020718 gene encoding serine/threonine-protein kinase MARK2-like — translation MAHESAAALAAQLLRLDDYELLYTIGEGRHGKVKLGRHLPTGTQVAIKIIQRPGVDRDPRRGLQEVRCMLGLRHPNIVQLFEVIDTDKSSFLIMEHASRGDLGGYLATHGRMEESAARRTFRQLVSAVHYCHEKGIIHRDVKPQNVLLDCNMDARLADFSMSTPFNGSKLSTFCGTPLYTAPELFQRKGYDGPPVDIWSLGVVLYHMVTGTTPFKGKYYMELVTHIMSGIYTVPPYITVELQRLLGKLITRNPADRSSLTEILPDLWLNSGYLEELRPFAEPDSDDLDPRVEQQMLDMGFEREEIQNALAQNTYDNIMATYLMLTAEKSREPNRTSVLRPFKLIEPKDFLRSADTEAETQPRPKDVEPGQGTEDAAGPSGSPRSRKATPGPSPKSRKAGLQPSAKGKKVTPRHRPQLKTAFPRPSPKLRRATARASPKSTSATPRTSLKSRTAAQPPDSDSDSDLDSRPTTPPPTAESGVSPTPPPPTAEDSRPTRAPPTAEDSRPTRAPPTAESGPRPTRPPPTVESGVSPTPPPPTAEDSRPTPPPPTAESGDGGLEAHQCPTNGGVRTVAHPCPTNGGVRTEAHPSPTNGGVRGLGLEAHPSPTNGGGLEAHQCPTNGGVRTVAHPCPTNGGVRTEAHPSPTNGGVRGESHPSPPVPDSDSRPTPPPPTAESGVSPIPPSPMQDSDSRLTPPPPTAEEMRTSTPTLKGDPKYATPRPAPQYGPGDSSSTHNTSSTRSSSSSCGSAEGKSQGRRGLARRCFHFLRKLCCLPLKEGYYKNNQIKPI, via the exons ATGGCCCATGAATCTGCAGCCGCACTCGCTGCACAGCTGCTTCGTCTTGACGATTACGAGCTCCTGTACACCATCGGCGAGGGCCGCCACGGCAAGGTGAAGTTGGGCCGACACCTTCCGACCGGGACCCAGGTGGCCATCAAAATCATCCAGAGGCCGGGCGTCGACAGAGATCCGAGACGTGGTCTGCAGGAAGTCCGCTGCATGCTGGGCTTGCGTCACCCAAACATCGTGCAATTATTCGAGGTGATCGACACCGACAAATCGTCATTCCTTATAATGGAACATGCGAGTAGAGGGGACTTGGGGGGTTACCTGGCGACCCATGGTCGCATGGAAGAAAGTGCGGCCCGACGCACCTTCCGGCAACTTGTGTCCGCGGTACATTATTGCCACGAAAAGGGGATAATCCACAGGGACGTGAAGCCACAGAACGTGCTCTTAGACTGTAACATGGACGCCAGACTTGCAGACTTTTCAATGAGTACACCATTCAATGGCAGCAAGCTGAGCACGTTTTGTGGCACCCCCCTGTACACAGCCCCAGAACTCTTCCAGCGAAAAGGGTACGACGGTCCTCCAGTGGACATCTGGAGTCTGGGGGTGGTGCTGTACCACATGGTCACTGGCACCACCCCTTTTAAGGGAAAGTACTATATGGAGCTGGTGACGCACATAATGAGTGGGATCTATACTGTACCACCGTACATAACAGTCGAGCTGCAACGCCTCCTCGGCAAATTAATCACCAGGAACCCCGCGGACAGAAGTTCTCTAACGGAAATCCTGCCAGACCTGTGGCTAAACAGCGGCTACCTGGAGGAGCTCAGGCCTTTCGCTGAGCCGGACAGCGACGACCTGGACCCCCGTGTGGAACAGCAGATGCTCGACATGGGCTTCGAGCGGGAGGAGATTCAGAACGCGTTAGCACAGAATACGTACGATAACATCATGGCGACGTATCTGATGCTAACTGCAGAGAAGTCCAGGGAACCGAACCGCACCAGCGTGTTAAGGCCCTTCAAATTGATTGAGCCTAAGGACTTTCTTCGCTCCGCAGATACGGAGGCCGAGACACAGCCGCGGCCAAAGGACGTGGAGCCAGGGCAGGGGACCGAGGATGCCGCAGGACCTTCAGGCAGCCCGAGGTCCAGGAAGGCCACACCCGGACCCAGCCCCAAGTCCAGGAAGGCCGGTCTCCAACCCAGCGCCAAGGGGAAGAAGGTCACGCCGCGACACAGGCCGCAGCTGAAGACCGCCTTTCCCAGACCCAGTCCGAAGTTGAGAAGAGCCACTGCCCGAGCCAGCCCAAAGTCCACAAGTGCCACTCCCAGAACCAGCCTGAAGTCCAGGACCGCTGCCCAACCACCGGACTCGGACTCGGACTCGGACTTGGACTCGAGGCCCACCACTCCTCCACCGACGGCGGAGTCAGGGGTgagtcccacccctcccccaccaacggCGGAGGACTCAAGGCCCACCCGTGCCCCACCAACGGCGGAGGACTCCAGGCCCACCCGTGCCCCACCAACGGCGGAGTCAGGACCGAGGCCCACCCGTCCCCCACCAACGGTGGAGTCAGGGGTgagtcccacccctcccccaccaacggCGGAGGACTCgaggcccacccctcccccaccaacggCGGAGTCAGGG gaCGGAGGACTCGAGGCCCACCAGTGCCCCACCAACGGTGGAGTCAGGACCGTGGCCCACCCGTGCCCCACCAACGGCGGAGTCAGGACCGAGGCCCACCCGTCCCCCACCAACGGCGGAGTCAGGG GACTCGGACTCgaggcccacccctcccccaccaacggCGGAGGACTCGAGGCCCACCAGTGCCCCACCAACGGTGGAGTCAGGACCGTGGCCCACCCGTGCCCCACCAACGGCGGAGTCAGGACGGAGGCCCACCCGTCCCCCACCAACGGCGGAGTCAGGGGTGAGTCCCACCCTTCCCCACCAGTGCCGGACTCGGACTCgaggcccacccctcccccaccaacggCAGAGTCAGGGGTAAGTCCCATCCCTCCCTCACCAATGCAGGACTCGGACTCGAGGcttacccctcccccaccaactgCGGAGGAGATGAGGACCAGCACTCCTACACTCAAAGGGGATCCGAAGTATGCCACCCCTAGACCAGCC